The following coding sequences lie in one Arachis ipaensis cultivar K30076 chromosome B05, Araip1.1, whole genome shotgun sequence genomic window:
- the LOC107644885 gene encoding protein REVEILLE 6 (The sequence of the model RefSeq protein was modified relative to this genomic sequence to represent the inferred CDS: added 71 bases not found in genome assembly), with product MVSKNPNPPEGFYLDPTGAALPGLAPFASVTAAATATAVSAPNSAEDAAKKIRKPYTITKSRENWTEPEHDKFLEALQLFDRDWKKIGAFVGSKTVIQIRSHAQKYFIKVQKSGTSEHLPPPRPKRKAAHPYPQKASKNAPLLSQLSESFQSSSALLESGYVLKHDPSTMLKTPIMNTVVPSWSNSTLQTTNLLHVPKVNDPSGSSESTPRVQPGDESNGQGNSSFPLRVLPDFTQVYSFIGSVFDPNTTDHLHKLKNMDRIDVETVLLLMRNLSVNLTSPDFEDHRKVLSTYEVELDTDDYINADILQDDQLKSAAT from the exons ATGGTATCCAAAAACCCGAACCCGCCGGAGGGCTTCTATTTGGAC ATCCGCCCCTAACTCCGCGGAGGACGCCGCAAAGAAAATCCGAAAGCCATACACTATCACTAAGTCCAGGGAGAATTGGACTGAACCCGAACACGACAAGTTCCTCGAAGCTCTTCAACT GTTTGATCGTGACTGGAAAAAGATTGGAGCATTTGTTGGATCAAAGACAGTTATACAG ATTCGTAGTCATGCACAGAAATACTTCATAAAAGTTCAGAAGAGTGGGACAAGTGAGCATCTTCCTCCACCCAGGCCGAAAAGAAAAGCTGCGCATCCTTATCCTCAAAAGGCTTCCAAAAATG CTCCTTTACTCTCACAGCTATCAGAATCTTTTCAATCTTCATCTGCTTTACTTGAGTCCGGATATGTCCTGAAACATGACCCCTCCACAATGCTTAAAACTCCTATTATGAACACTGTGGTGCCTTCATGGTCAAACTCCACCTTGCAAACCACTAATTTACTGCATG TACCAAAAGTGAACGACCCTTCTGGTAGCAGTGAGAGTACCCCCAGAGTGCAGCCAGGTGATGAATCCAATGGACAGGGGAATAGTAGCTTTCCACTAAGAG TGCTTCCCGATTTCACTCAAGTATACAGCTTCATTGGCAGTGTATTTGATCCAAATACAACTGATCATTTGCACAAACTGAAAAACATGGACCGTATAGATGTTGAGACG GTCCTGTTGTTGATGAGAAATCTCTCTGTCAATTTAACTAGCCCAGATTTTGAGGACCAT AGGAAGGTTCTTTCAACATACGAGGTTGAACTTGATACAGATGACTACATCAATGCAGATATACTTCAGGATGATCAGTTGAAGAGTGCTGCTACCTAG